A region from the Drosophila takahashii strain IR98-3 E-12201 chromosome 2L, DtakHiC1v2, whole genome shotgun sequence genome encodes:
- the LOC108062041 gene encoding uncharacterized protein isoform X1, with protein MSWNKRNTSHISIYNYPEHLNPFYEDDNHKRLRFWGFSKKKNENGRHSLSIGNLQELWKSYSFRKKKSSTLGINKTSESPPTLRRDLNDNSYLNSRVFRGDRHTSLQSLPMDSRRESDSISNGAYFNRNDRYRSTTQFSGYSSPNQQNIRLSQTSLASSNPFESQPDSCPSSPMSSRRYRKKRRAPPPPKLVVEDYLATKDIETLASEIDEFVNNRKESLIKQEVGVEVPKSNQPAPISESELNPSTSKAPQTIDIKQSNGISTVTEKENVTILESNTKTNTRTSPTQQWIGTVHLKQSKEPEILITPTEGQKVISSNTSSQAKPCISKKPECIASVHINQSSEHITVCSEQKPNNEFSVQLEEKKKQNGTVPVHIREELLVTKGISNEADIPRSSEIVKQSVILVDSEESISPSTSKTQQSIAHKDVKLSNETESVSTDVELRDSACVEDRKTNSFGTVKQISQIFEENISSSGPSVIPKRNTANICESNGAISKNTENHLVSNVIQPNPAQISEDLQIREEFELESDLRIGERPRRSSISAERESNSTPTPRMRKKKSIKEVLESISRNQKILNESAAKGTKVYLTPSYAENKYNYPNELNNVNNRSSKEVTSTNISVSTSDTDELPSQSNLFISKISKFKGQFRESSPTSSNLDWNPLPKPSRAHNSASSNFNNGSC; from the exons ATGAGTTGGAATAAGCGGAATACTAGTCACATATCAATATACAACTACCCGGAACATTTAAATCCATTCTACGAAGATGACAACCACAAGCGCCTTCGATTTTGGGGATTTAGCAAAAAGAAGAACGAAAATGGCAGGCACAGTTTGTCTATTGGAAACTTGCAAGAATTGTG gaAATCGTATTCTTTTCGTAAAAAGAAGTCCTCAACATTGGGAATAAATAAAACCTCTGAGAGCCCGCCGACCCTAAGACGAGACCTAAATGATAA TTCGTATTTGAATTCTAGGGTTTTCCGGGGAGACCGTCACACATCCCTTCAATCCCTTCCCATGGATTCCCGAAGAGAG TCTGATTCAATCTCCAATGGGGCTTACTTTAATCGTAATGATCGCTACAGAAGCACAACGCAGTTTTCTGGATATTCCTCGCCaaatcaacaaaatataag gTTATCACAAACTAGTCTAGCCAGCTCAAATCCTTTCGAATCGCAACCGGATTCGTGTCCCAGCTCCCCGATGAGTAGTAGAAGATATCGCAAGAAGAGGAGAGCTCCGCCGCCGCCAAAACTAGtg GTCGAGGACTACCTAGCAACCAAAGACATCGAGACTCTTGCCTCTGAAATTGACGAGTTTGTTAACAACAGAAAAGAATCTTTAATAAAGCAAGAAGTTGGAGTGGAAGTACCGAAATCAAATCAACCCGCACCGATCTCCGAAAGCGAACTTAACCCCAGCACGTCCAAAGCACCACAAACCATTGATATAAAGCAATCCAATGGAATAAGCACGGTCACTGAAAAGGAAAATGTCACTATCCTTGAATCTAATACCAAAACTAATACCCGCACTTCCCCAACACAACAATGGATTGGCACAGTACACTTAAAGCAGTCGAAAGAACCGGAAATATTAATCACACCTACTGAGGGTCAAAAAGTCATTTCCTCTAATACTTCTAGCCAGGCTAAGCCCTGTATTTCCAAAAAACCCGAGTGCATTGCGAGCGTACATATTAACCAATCCTCTGAACACATAACAGTATGCTCTgaacaaaaaccaaataacGAATTCAGCGTTCAGctagaagaaaagaaaaaacaaaacggcACTGTACCTGTGCATATCAGGGAAGAGCTTTTAGTTACTAAAGGTATTTCAAATGAGGCAGATATTCCGCGTAGTTCAGAAATTGTGAAACAATCAGTCATTTTGGTAGATTCTGAAGAATCTATTAGCCCTAGCACTTCCAAAACACAACAGTCTATTGCCCACAAAGATGTTAAACTATCCAATGAAACCGAAAGTGTAAGCACCGATGTAGAACTAAGAGATAGCGCCTGCGTAGAAGATAGAAAAACGAATTCGTTTGGCACGGTTAAGCAAATTTCCCAGATCTTTGAAGAGAACATTAGTTCCAGTGGTCCTAGTGTTATTCCCAAACGAAATACAGCAAATATCTGTGAGTCAAATGGTGCAATATCAAAGAATACAGAGAATCATCTTGTTTCTAATGTAATCCAACCAAACCCAGCTCAAATTAGCGAAGATTTACAAATAAGAGAAGAGTTTGAATTGGAAAGTGATCTAAGAATTGGTGAAAGGCCAAGAAGGTCTTCCATCTCAGCGGAACGGGAATCAAATTCTACACCAACACCGCGGATGCGGAAGAAGAAGTCCATAAAGGAAGTGCTAGAATCTATAAGCAGAAATCAGAAGATTTTGAATGAAAGTGCGGCCAAGGGCACAAAGGTGTATCTAACACCCTCCTATGCGGAGAATAAATACAACTATCCCAATGAGTTGAATAACGTTAATAACAGATCTTCCAAAGAAGTCACGTCTACCAATATTTCTGTTAGCACATCGGATACCGATGAGTTACCATCGCAAAGTAATTTGTTTATAAGCAAGATAAGCAAATTCAAGGGTCAATTCAGGGAGTCATCTCCCACTTCATCAAACCTAGATTGGAACCCATTGCCGAAACCAAGTCGAGCCCATAATTCAGCTAGTTCTAATTTCAACAACGGCTCGTGTTAA
- the LOC108062041 gene encoding uncharacterized protein isoform X2: MSWNKRNTSHISIYNYPEHLNPFYEDDNHKRLRFWGFSKKKNENGRHSLSIGNLQELWKSYSFRKKKSSTLGINKTSESPPTLRRDLNDKVFRGDRHTSLQSLPMDSRRESDSISNGAYFNRNDRYRSTTQFSGYSSPNQQNIRLSQTSLASSNPFESQPDSCPSSPMSSRRYRKKRRAPPPPKLVVEDYLATKDIETLASEIDEFVNNRKESLIKQEVGVEVPKSNQPAPISESELNPSTSKAPQTIDIKQSNGISTVTEKENVTILESNTKTNTRTSPTQQWIGTVHLKQSKEPEILITPTEGQKVISSNTSSQAKPCISKKPECIASVHINQSSEHITVCSEQKPNNEFSVQLEEKKKQNGTVPVHIREELLVTKGISNEADIPRSSEIVKQSVILVDSEESISPSTSKTQQSIAHKDVKLSNETESVSTDVELRDSACVEDRKTNSFGTVKQISQIFEENISSSGPSVIPKRNTANICESNGAISKNTENHLVSNVIQPNPAQISEDLQIREEFELESDLRIGERPRRSSISAERESNSTPTPRMRKKKSIKEVLESISRNQKILNESAAKGTKVYLTPSYAENKYNYPNELNNVNNRSSKEVTSTNISVSTSDTDELPSQSNLFISKISKFKGQFRESSPTSSNLDWNPLPKPSRAHNSASSNFNNGSC; this comes from the exons ATGAGTTGGAATAAGCGGAATACTAGTCACATATCAATATACAACTACCCGGAACATTTAAATCCATTCTACGAAGATGACAACCACAAGCGCCTTCGATTTTGGGGATTTAGCAAAAAGAAGAACGAAAATGGCAGGCACAGTTTGTCTATTGGAAACTTGCAAGAATTGTG gaAATCGTATTCTTTTCGTAAAAAGAAGTCCTCAACATTGGGAATAAATAAAACCTCTGAGAGCCCGCCGACCCTAAGACGAGACCTAAATGATAA GGTTTTCCGGGGAGACCGTCACACATCCCTTCAATCCCTTCCCATGGATTCCCGAAGAGAG TCTGATTCAATCTCCAATGGGGCTTACTTTAATCGTAATGATCGCTACAGAAGCACAACGCAGTTTTCTGGATATTCCTCGCCaaatcaacaaaatataag gTTATCACAAACTAGTCTAGCCAGCTCAAATCCTTTCGAATCGCAACCGGATTCGTGTCCCAGCTCCCCGATGAGTAGTAGAAGATATCGCAAGAAGAGGAGAGCTCCGCCGCCGCCAAAACTAGtg GTCGAGGACTACCTAGCAACCAAAGACATCGAGACTCTTGCCTCTGAAATTGACGAGTTTGTTAACAACAGAAAAGAATCTTTAATAAAGCAAGAAGTTGGAGTGGAAGTACCGAAATCAAATCAACCCGCACCGATCTCCGAAAGCGAACTTAACCCCAGCACGTCCAAAGCACCACAAACCATTGATATAAAGCAATCCAATGGAATAAGCACGGTCACTGAAAAGGAAAATGTCACTATCCTTGAATCTAATACCAAAACTAATACCCGCACTTCCCCAACACAACAATGGATTGGCACAGTACACTTAAAGCAGTCGAAAGAACCGGAAATATTAATCACACCTACTGAGGGTCAAAAAGTCATTTCCTCTAATACTTCTAGCCAGGCTAAGCCCTGTATTTCCAAAAAACCCGAGTGCATTGCGAGCGTACATATTAACCAATCCTCTGAACACATAACAGTATGCTCTgaacaaaaaccaaataacGAATTCAGCGTTCAGctagaagaaaagaaaaaacaaaacggcACTGTACCTGTGCATATCAGGGAAGAGCTTTTAGTTACTAAAGGTATTTCAAATGAGGCAGATATTCCGCGTAGTTCAGAAATTGTGAAACAATCAGTCATTTTGGTAGATTCTGAAGAATCTATTAGCCCTAGCACTTCCAAAACACAACAGTCTATTGCCCACAAAGATGTTAAACTATCCAATGAAACCGAAAGTGTAAGCACCGATGTAGAACTAAGAGATAGCGCCTGCGTAGAAGATAGAAAAACGAATTCGTTTGGCACGGTTAAGCAAATTTCCCAGATCTTTGAAGAGAACATTAGTTCCAGTGGTCCTAGTGTTATTCCCAAACGAAATACAGCAAATATCTGTGAGTCAAATGGTGCAATATCAAAGAATACAGAGAATCATCTTGTTTCTAATGTAATCCAACCAAACCCAGCTCAAATTAGCGAAGATTTACAAATAAGAGAAGAGTTTGAATTGGAAAGTGATCTAAGAATTGGTGAAAGGCCAAGAAGGTCTTCCATCTCAGCGGAACGGGAATCAAATTCTACACCAACACCGCGGATGCGGAAGAAGAAGTCCATAAAGGAAGTGCTAGAATCTATAAGCAGAAATCAGAAGATTTTGAATGAAAGTGCGGCCAAGGGCACAAAGGTGTATCTAACACCCTCCTATGCGGAGAATAAATACAACTATCCCAATGAGTTGAATAACGTTAATAACAGATCTTCCAAAGAAGTCACGTCTACCAATATTTCTGTTAGCACATCGGATACCGATGAGTTACCATCGCAAAGTAATTTGTTTATAAGCAAGATAAGCAAATTCAAGGGTCAATTCAGGGAGTCATCTCCCACTTCATCAAACCTAGATTGGAACCCATTGCCGAAACCAAGTCGAGCCCATAATTCAGCTAGTTCTAATTTCAACAACGGCTCGTGTTAA